A single region of the Fusarium fujikuroi IMI 58289 draft genome, chromosome FFUJ_chr05 genome encodes:
- a CDS encoding probable mitochondrial porin, with product MSVPAFSDIAKPANDLLNKDFYHLSATTFEFKDTAPNGVAFKVTGKSSHEKATSAAIEGKYTDKPTGLTLTQTWNTANALDTKIEVADSLAKGLKLEGLFNFLPATAAKGAKFNLHFKQPGFHGRAFFDLLKGPVANVDAVVGHEGFLAGASAGYDANKAALTAYSAAVGYAAPQYSAAITASDNLSVFAASYYHKVNSQVEAGAKATWNSKTGNAVGLEVASKYRIDPVSFTKVKINDRGIAALAYNVLLREGVTLGLGGSFDTQKLDQATHKLGASFTFEG from the exons ATGTCTGTCCCTGCGTTCTCCGACATTGCCAAGCCGGCCAACGAT CTCCTGAACAAGGATTTCTACCATCTCTCTGCCACGACCTTCGAGTTCAAGGACACCGCCCCCAACGGTGTTGCTTTCAAGGTTACCGGCAAGTCGAGCCACGAGAAGGCCACCTCTGCTGCT ATTGAGGGAAAATACACCGACAAGCCTACCG GCCTGACCCTTACCCAGACCTGGAACACCGCTAATGCTCTCgacaccaagatcgaggtcGCCGACTCCCTCGCCAAGGGCCTCAAGCTCGAGggtctcttcaacttcctccCTGCTACCGCCGCAAAGGGTGCCAAGTTCAACCTCCACTTTAAGCAACCCGGTTTCCACGGCCGTGCCTTCTTCGATCTCCTCAAGGGCCCTGTTGCCAATGTCGATGCCGTTGTCGGCCACGAGGGTTTCCTAGCTGGTGCCTCCGCTGGCTATGATGCTAACAAGGCTGCTCTGACCGCCTACAGCGCTGCTGTTGGCTATGCTGCCCCCCAGTACAGCGCTGCCATCACCGCTTCTGATAACCTCAGCGTCTTCGCTGCCTCTTACTATCACAAGGTCAACTCAcaggttgaggctggtgcCAAGGCTACCTGGAACTCCAAGACCGGCAACGCTGTCGGCCTTGAGGTTGCTAGCAAGTACCGCATCGACCCTGTCTCTTTCACCAAG GTCAAGATCAACGACCGTGGTATTGCTGCCCTTGCCTACAACGTCCTCCTCCGAGAGGGCGTCACCCTGGGTCTTGGCGGCTCTTTCGACACCCAGAAGCTCGACCAGGCTACCCACAAGCTCGGTGCTAGCTTCACCTTCGAGGGCTAA
- a CDS encoding probable ubiquitin--protein ligase hus5, with protein MALCQNRLQEERKQWRRDHPFGFYAKPQRTKEGVLDVKNWECGIPGKENTIWSGGLFKLTIAFPDEYPTKPPKCKFVPPLFHPNVYPSGTVCLSILNEEEAWKPAITVKQILLGIQDLLNDPNPESPAQAEAYNLFKRDRAEYEKRVRRTVRENPTP; from the exons ATGGCGCTTTGCCAGAACCGATTACAAGAGGAGAG GAAGCAATGGCGACGAGACCATCCTTTCGGGTTCTATGCCAAACCACAGCGTACCAAAGAAGGTGTACTCGATGTCAAAAATTGGGAATGCGGAATCCCTGGCAAAGAGAACACTATTTGGTCTGGCGGACTCTTCAAGCTGACCATTGCTTTCCCTGATG AGTACCCTACAAAGCCTCCCAAGT GTAAATTTGTCCCCCCGCTGTTCCACCCCAATGTGTACCCCTCAGGAACTGTCTGCCTCTCCATCCTCAACGAAGAGGAGGCCTGGAAGCCTGCGATCACCGTCAAACAGATCCTTCTCGGTATCCAGGACCTTCTCAACGACCCTAACCCCGAGTCACCTGCCCAAGCGGAGGCATACAACCTCTTCAAGAGAGATCGTGCCGAGTACGAGAAGCGAGTTCGCCGTACGGTTCGAGAGAACCCCACACCTTGA
- a CDS encoding probable asparagine synthase, protein MTPPSIEIGIEITPRSEEEKKNHGMTNILRLCSHPDVEKFKPTALKLAKQIRHRGPDWSGSVIANHTILCHERLSIVGVESGAQPLTNADDSIILAVNGEIYNHRHIRKNLKEQYHFKTTSDCEVIIPLYTEFDTDCPNHLDGMFSFVLYDKKQDRTIAARDPIGITTFYQGWSSKEPGTVYFASELKCLHSVCDKIVAFPPGHVYDSKTGETTRYFNPSWWDPKKVPSNPVDYKVLRHALEKAVRKRLMAEVPFGVLLSGGLDSSLTASIAQREVTRLRKQALEANGNVLPVENPDTGEGLVGVDDDDHLDTLTYLPQLNSFSIGLPGSPDNKAALEVAKFLGTKHHVMTFTIEDGLNALSDVIFHLETYDVTTIRASTPMYLLSRKIKAMGIKMVLSGEGSDEIFGGYLYFHAAPDKEAFHEETVRRVKNLHLADCLRANKSTSAWGLEARVPFLDKEFLETSMNIDPQEKMITKDRLEKYIIRKAFDTSDEPDEQPYLPDNILWRQKEQFSDGVGYGWIDALKDNAEKQVTDEMMKNPKPEWGNDIPDTKEAYWYRCMFDEHFPPHCASTVMRWTPTWSKQTDPSGRAISTHNAKYDNAA, encoded by the exons ATGACCCCGCCATCAATTGAAATTGGAATTGAAATCACCCCGCGGtcggaggaggaaaagaagaatcatGGCATGACTAACATTTTGCGTCTCTGCAGTCATCCTGACGTGGAAAAGTTTAAGCCCACGGCCCTGAAGCTCGCAAAGCA AATCCGTCACCGTGGCCCCGACTGGA GTGGAAGCGTGATTGCCAACCATACCA TTCTCTGCCATGAGCGTCTCAGCATTGTCGGTGTTG AGTCTGGAGCCCAGCCCCTGACCAACGCCGACgacagcatcatcctcgctGTCAACGGTGAGATCTACAACCATCGTCACATTCGAAAGAACCTCAAGGAGCAATACCACTTCAAGACCACATCTGATTGCGAAGTTATCATTCCCCTG TACACCGAGTTTGATACCGATTGCCCCAACCACCTCGATGGCATGTTCTCTTTTGTTCTCTacgacaagaagcaagatcGCACAATTGCGGCCCGCGACCCTATTGGTATCACCACCTTCTACCAGGGCTGGTCCTCCAAGGAACCCGGAACCGTTTACTTCGCCTCCGAGCTGAAATGCTTGCATAGCGTCTGTGACAAGATTGTTGCTTTCCCCCCCGGTCACGTTTACGACTCCAAGACTGGCGAGACGACTCGCTACTTTAACCCGTCTTGGTGGGACCCTAAGAAGGTTCCCAGCAACCCCGTCGATTACAAGGTTCTCCGACATGCTCTCGAGAAAGCTGTCCGAAAGCGACTCATGGCTGAAGTCCCCTTCGGAGTTCTCCTTTCCGGTGGCCTTGATTCGAGTCTGACAGCATCTATCGCTCAGCGTGAGGTGACCAGACTTCGAAAACAGGCTCTCGAGGCTAACGGCAACGTTCTCCCTGTCGAAAACCCTGACACTGGTGAGGGTCTGGTcggtgttgacgatgatgatcacCTTGATACTTTGACATACCTTCCCCAGCTCAACTCCTTCTCCATCGGACTGCCTGGTTCCCCGGACAACAAGGCTGCACTTGAGGTCGCCAAGTTCCTCGGTACCAAGCACCACGTCATGACCTTCACCATTGAGGATGGCCTCAACGCTCTTTCAGATGTTATCTTTCACCTTGAGACCTACGATGTCACTACCATCCGAGCCTCCACCCCCATGTATCTCTTGTCAagaaagatcaaggccatggGTATCAAGATGGTTCTGAGTGGAGAGGGAAGTGACGAGATCTTCGGTGGCTACCTGTATTTCCACGCTGCCCCTGATAAGGAGGCTTTCCACGAGGAGACAGTTCGCCGTGTCAAGAACCTGCACTTGGCTGACTGCCTGCGAGCTAACAAGTCCACCTCTGCTTGGGGCCTTGAAGCTCGTGTTCCCTTCCTCGATAAGGAG TTCCTCGAAACATCGATGAACATCGATCCTCAAGAGAAGATGATCACCAAGGACAGACTTGAGAAGTACATCATTCGCAAGGCTTTCGATACCTCGGACGAGCCAGACGAACAGCCCTATCTCCCTGATAACATCCTCTGGCGACAGAAGGAACAGTTTTCCGATGGTGTCGGCTACGGCTGGATCGACGCACTCAAGGACAACGCCGAGAAGCAGGTGACagacgagatgatgaagaacccCAAACCTGAGTGGGGTAACGATATTCCCGATACCAAGGAGGC TTACTGGTATCGATGCATGTTTGATGAGCACTTCCCCCCTCACTGCGCCTCGACCGTCATGCGCTGGACTCCCACTTGGTCCAAACAGACTGACCCCAGTGGCCG AGCCATTTCCACTCACAACGCCAAATACGATAACGCGGCTTAA
- a CDS encoding related to PEX19 protein → MGMDKDTEVTLKEEATEGLKEAAKEGVKDEVTEDKKDEIEDTTDLKTEAEADADAASSSHTLMPDAPTAHTPASSLATPSLDSKPHNSASNEASAGDTAPDDAVPQDSSPKAAPQQPVSQEAATTTEAVAEKTDALPTPAPKAAITVDEMDEVPDPDEDDLDDLDDMLEEFSTVKLDQHKPLGAAAASSKPEAPKGAASGKQPEVEDAFSEDEFARQLQAGMADLLGELEQSPDMQAQFEDIFKHIAAAEGAGDAPPPSTSKGPSSQAPPEDASFQDTIKRTMERMQASGDQATAAAASGSADDFMSEMLKQLSSGDLGDLGGDGSEEEFSKMLMGMMEQLTNKEILYEPMKELDEKFPEWLIKNRDSTPKDDLKRYEEQQSIVREIVAKFEEKTYSDSNAADREFIVDKMQKMQAAGSPPSDLVGDMQSAQDALNPGDEACNPQ, encoded by the exons ATGGGCATGGACAAAGACACGGAAGTCActttgaaggaggaggccACGGAGGGACTCAAAGAGGCTGCTAAAGAGGGCGTGAAAGATGAGGTTAcagaggacaagaaggatgaaaTTGAGGATACCACAGACCTCAAGACTGAAGCcgaggctgatgctgatgctgcttcCTCATCTCACACTCTCATGCCTGATGCTCCAACCGCTCATACTCCGGCCTCTAGTCTAGCGACTCCCTCTCTAGATTCAAAACCTCATAATTCTGCCTCAAACGAGGCTTCTGCCGGAGATACTGCTCctgatgatgctgttccTCAAGACTCATCGCCCAAAGCTGCCCCGCAACAGCCCGTCTCCCAAGAAGCAGCCACCACGACAGAAGCTGTAGCAGAGAAGACTGACGCGTTGCCAACCCCAGCCCCCAAAGCCGCAATAACCGTTGATGAAATGGACGAGGTTCCAGACCCGGACGAGGACGACTTGGATGATTTAGATG ATATGCTGGAAGAGTTCTCTACCGTCAAGCTAGATCAACACAAGCCTCttggagctgctgctgcctccaGTAAACCAGAAGCTCCCAAGGGCGCTGCTTCCGGCAAGCAACCTGAAGTGGAGGATGCGTTCTCAGAAGATGAATTTGCTAGGCAGCTCCAGGCTGGTATGGCCGATCTACTAGGCGAACTTGAACAGTCT CCTGACATGCAAGCACAGTTTGAGGATATCTTCAAGCACATCGCTGCGGCAGAAGGTGCTGGTGATGCACCACCTCCAAGCACTTCCAAAGGGCCTTCTTCCCAAGCACCACCTGAGGATGCATCATTCCAAGACACCATCAAGCGAACCATGGAGCGCAtgcaagcttctggagaccaagctactgctgctgctgcgtcGGGATCCGCTGATGATTTCATGTCtgagatgctcaagcagTTGTCTTCGGGCGACCTTGGTGATCTGGGAGGCGACGGCAGCGAGGAAGAATTCTCCAAAATGCTCATGGGCATGATGGAGCAGCTCACTAACAAGGAAATTCTGTATGAGCCCATGAAGGAACTCGATGAGAAATTCCCTGAATGGCTTATCAAGAATCGTGACTCGACACCGAAGGATGACTTGAAGCGCTACGAGGAGCAACAGTCCATTGTACGAGAGATAGTGGCCAAGTTCGAAGAGAAGACGTACTCGGATTCCAATGCGGCGGACCGTGAATTCATTGTTGATAAGATGCAAAAG ATGCAAGCGGCAGGATCACCCCCTTCTGATCTAGTTGGAGACATGCAATCGGCACAAGATGCCCTCAACCCAGGAGACGAAGCCTGCAACCCTCAGTAG